Proteins from a single region of Luteitalea sp.:
- a CDS encoding SpoIIE family protein phosphatase has translation MTGLQLTGILIGATILTLGSASVFTATLWLWRGATTLLTFGLFCALYGVRLLVGEDPVRAALGMTEVHESWVSAVVTYALNVPFTLFLQSVIGRGWRDSIRWAVLIMTAFAVGAIVTELVWQQPFAATRLNSALILIALALAIGNVWYAYRIRGVRTLLTDPIVLAGGAIFIIFIVNQNLGQVVVPGTNVEYIGWLVFVVCIGYVVARSVFREQAELASVQRELETARRIQLSLLPRQLPTLAGVDVAARYVPAAAVAGDIYDVVTIGESRLGVLVADVSGHGIPAALVASMVKLAFSVHADRADDPAQVLTSMNHVLCRHLEHSYVTAVYAVVDMERRAVTIANAGHPPALLHRRGAATVDVQAEHGLMLGLFPDAQYTNASVDHFAAGDRLLLYSDGVSEARDRAGQFFDGERVAQWLPRIEHTDAEQFAAAALGELTQWTGGAGRFDDDVTFVFMEAR, from the coding sequence ATGACCGGCTTGCAGCTCACGGGGATTCTGATCGGTGCGACGATCCTTACTCTCGGGTCCGCGTCGGTGTTCACCGCCACGCTGTGGCTCTGGCGGGGCGCAACAACGCTCCTGACATTCGGCCTGTTCTGCGCACTCTATGGGGTGCGCCTGCTCGTAGGCGAGGATCCGGTTCGAGCAGCCCTTGGCATGACGGAGGTTCACGAAAGCTGGGTCAGCGCCGTCGTGACGTACGCGCTCAACGTGCCGTTCACGCTTTTTCTGCAGAGCGTCATCGGCCGCGGCTGGCGAGATTCGATTCGATGGGCCGTACTCATAATGACGGCCTTCGCGGTAGGCGCGATCGTCACGGAGCTCGTGTGGCAACAGCCTTTTGCGGCAACCAGGCTGAACAGTGCGCTCATACTGATCGCGTTGGCCCTCGCTATCGGAAACGTATGGTATGCATACCGAATCCGCGGGGTGCGCACTCTGCTGACGGATCCAATCGTATTGGCCGGAGGCGCGATATTCATCATCTTCATCGTCAATCAGAACCTGGGCCAAGTCGTGGTGCCGGGCACGAACGTCGAGTACATCGGGTGGCTCGTTTTCGTCGTCTGCATCGGATACGTGGTTGCGCGATCGGTGTTTCGTGAACAGGCAGAGCTCGCCAGCGTCCAGCGCGAGCTCGAAACGGCAAGGCGCATCCAGTTGTCTCTCCTGCCGCGGCAGCTCCCGACGCTTGCCGGCGTCGACGTCGCCGCCAGGTATGTGCCCGCCGCCGCTGTCGCCGGCGACATTTACGATGTCGTGACGATTGGCGAGTCCCGTCTCGGCGTCCTCGTCGCCGACGTTTCGGGACACGGCATTCCCGCCGCGCTGGTCGCATCCATGGTCAAGCTTGCGTTCTCCGTGCACGCGGACCGGGCGGACGATCCGGCGCAGGTGCTCACCTCCATGAATCACGTGCTCTGCCGGCATCTCGAACATTCATACGTGACGGCCGTCTACGCCGTGGTCGACATGGAGCGCCGGGCCGTCACCATCGCCAACGCAGGCCACCCCCCGGCACTGCTACACAGACGCGGCGCCGCCACGGTGGACGTTCAAGCGGAGCATGGATTGATGCTCGGCTTGTTCCCCGACGCGCAGTACACGAATGCTTCCGTCGATCACTTCGCGGCTGGGGATCGTCTGCTCCTCTATTCGGATGGCGTGTCCGAAGCGCGCGATCGCGCCGGGCAGTTCTTCGACGGCGAGCGCGTGGCCCAGTGGCTGCCACGCATCGAGCACACGGACGCCGAGCAATTCGCGGCGGCAGCACTCGGAGAGCTGACGCAATGGACCGGCGGCGCCGGCAGATTCGACGACGATGTAACGTTCGTGTTCATGGAAGCACGGTGA
- a CDS encoding glycerophosphodiester phosphodiesterase, with amino-acid sequence MTKSLAISMVLLATTLTAARPAKVVIAHRGASAYAPENTLAAFRLAADQKADYVEIDITFTRDGHLVVLHDDTLERTTNVEDLFPDRGQPANAGSDERRWPVKDFTLEEVRRLDAGSWFDQRFAGERIPTFEGAVDAVTPRTGLLIELKSPDKQRAAGRAMEPLVADVLRARDLAGAPRDEDRPPIIVQSFDEGGVRELAKLLPDVPRVLLFSPPAAPRWTSASGLKEVSGFATGIGPNKDILDKDPVLVRRAHELGLFVFAWTYRAESTAEQETARAAMQRGLTILGLDGVITDNPDLGRSGG; translated from the coding sequence ATGACCAAGTCGCTTGCTATCTCGATGGTCCTTCTTGCCACCACGCTCACCGCGGCTCGTCCCGCGAAGGTGGTGATTGCACACCGTGGTGCTTCTGCGTACGCGCCCGAGAACACGCTCGCCGCCTTTCGTCTTGCGGCTGATCAGAAGGCGGACTACGTGGAGATCGACATCACCTTCACGCGCGACGGGCATCTCGTCGTCTTGCACGACGACACGCTCGAGCGCACGACCAACGTCGAGGACCTCTTTCCGGATCGCGGCCAGCCGGCCAACGCGGGCAGCGATGAGCGGCGCTGGCCGGTCAAGGACTTCACGCTCGAGGAGGTGCGGCGCCTCGATGCGGGCTCGTGGTTCGACCAGCGCTTTGCGGGCGAGCGCATTCCGACCTTCGAAGGAGCGGTTGATGCGGTGACGCCGCGCACGGGCCTTCTCATCGAGTTGAAGTCGCCCGACAAGCAGCGTGCCGCGGGCCGAGCGATGGAGCCGCTCGTGGCTGACGTGCTCCGCGCGCGCGATCTGGCCGGTGCGCCGCGCGACGAGGACCGCCCGCCGATCATCGTCCAGTCGTTCGACGAGGGTGGCGTGCGTGAGCTGGCGAAGTTGTTGCCAGACGTTCCGCGCGTGCTGCTCTTCTCGCCTCCAGCCGCGCCTCGCTGGACCAGCGCATCCGGCCTGAAAGAGGTCTCTGGCTTTGCGACCGGTATCGGTCCCAACAAGGACATCCTCGACAAAGACCCCGTGCTCGTGCGCCGCGCACACGAGCTCGGGCTGTTCGTGTTCGCATGGACGTACCGCGCCGAATCGACGGCCGAGCAGGAGACAGCTCGCGCCGCCATGCAGAGAGGGTTGACCATCCTGGGCCTCGAC